In Limisalsivibrio acetivorans, one genomic interval encodes:
- a CDS encoding TrpB-like pyridoxal phosphate-dependent enzyme: protein MERIYLDKNEIPKQWYNIMADLPEPMVPPISPATGQPATFEEMQAIFPPALIEQEMSTQRWFDIPEEVMDILSIWRPSPLMRATRLEKLLGTPAKIYFKYEGVSPAGSHKTNTAVPQAYYNLKHGIKKLSTETGAGQWGSALSYACAQFEMECRVFMVKVSYHQKPYRKSFMKMFGAEVIPSPSELTNAGRAMLAKNPDSNGSLGLAISEAVEEAASRADTNYALGSVLNHVCLHQTVIGLEAKKQLEKVNEYPDVVYASCGGGSNFAGIAFPFVQDKINGKDIEAIAVEPSSCPTLTKGQFAYDYGDVAKLTPIMKMYTLGHDFEPPAIHSGGLRYHGDSPIVSHLYKHGLVGAQSVPQLDVFKYGTMFAKEEGIIPAPESAHAVAAVVHEALRCKEAGEEKTILFCLSGHGHFDMTSYESYMEGKLEDYEYPEAAIKDSLERLPEVK, encoded by the coding sequence ATGGAACGGATCTATCTGGATAAAAACGAAATTCCCAAGCAGTGGTACAATATAATGGCGGATCTCCCCGAGCCTATGGTTCCCCCCATAAGCCCCGCAACGGGTCAGCCCGCAACCTTTGAGGAGATGCAGGCTATCTTCCCCCCCGCACTCATAGAGCAGGAGATGAGTACCCAGCGATGGTTTGATATCCCCGAAGAGGTGATGGACATCCTTTCTATCTGGAGACCCTCACCCCTGATGAGAGCCACCAGACTGGAGAAGCTCCTCGGCACTCCCGCAAAGATATATTTTAAATACGAAGGCGTTTCCCCCGCAGGAAGCCATAAAACCAATACAGCCGTTCCCCAGGCATACTATAACCTAAAGCACGGCATCAAGAAGCTCTCCACCGAGACCGGAGCAGGGCAGTGGGGTAGTGCACTCAGCTACGCATGCGCCCAGTTCGAGATGGAGTGCCGTGTGTTCATGGTTAAGGTAAGCTATCATCAGAAGCCCTATAGGAAGAGCTTCATGAAGATGTTCGGTGCCGAGGTTATCCCCAGCCCCTCCGAGCTTACAAACGCCGGACGTGCAATGCTCGCAAAGAACCCCGACAGCAACGGAAGCCTCGGTCTTGCCATCAGTGAAGCTGTGGAGGAGGCGGCCAGCCGTGCGGATACCAACTACGCACTCGGTTCGGTTCTCAACCACGTCTGTCTGCACCAGACTGTTATCGGCCTTGAGGCGAAGAAGCAGCTCGAGAAGGTTAATGAATACCCCGATGTAGTGTACGCCTCCTGCGGCGGCGGTTCAAACTTCGCAGGCATCGCCTTCCCCTTCGTTCAGGACAAGATTAACGGTAAGGATATCGAGGCGATAGCCGTTGAGCCCTCAAGCTGCCCTACACTGACAAAGGGTCAGTTCGCCTACGATTACGGCGATGTGGCGAAGCTTACCCCCATCATGAAGATGTACACCCTCGGACACGACTTCGAGCCCCCCGCCATCCACTCCGGCGGTCTGCGCTACCACGGCGATTCCCCCATTGTAAGCCATCTTTACAAGCACGGCCTTGTGGGTGCCCAGAGCGTTCCCCAGCTTGATGTGTTCAAGTATGGAACCATGTTTGCCAAGGAAGAGGGTATAATCCCCGCTCCCGAATCCGCCCACGCAGTGGCAGCTGTGGTCCATGAAGCTCTCAGGTGCAAGGAAGCTGGCGAGGAGAAGACTATACTCTTCTGTCTCAGTGGACACGGACATTTTGATATGACATCCTACGAATCATACATGGAAGGCAAGCTCGAGGACTACGAGTATCCCGAAGCCGCCATTAAGGACTCTCTGGAGCGTCTGCCGGAGGTTAAATGA
- the glyQ gene encoding glycine--tRNA ligase subunit alpha: MYFQDVILNLQKFWSENGCVLYQPYDIEVGAGTFNPATFLYCLGPEPWNVAYVEPSRRPTDGRYGENPNRLQHYYQFQVILKPSPDNIQELYLESLRYLGIKPEEHDIRFVEDDWESPTLGAWGLGWEVWLDGMEITQFTYFQQAGGIDLKPVSGEITYGLERICMYLQGVESVFDLQWNKNVTYGDVYHRNEVQYSGYNFEIADTDMLFKLFDMYEKECLRVVEQGYPLPAYDYCLKCSHTFNLLDARNAISVTERTGYIGRVRNLAKSCAESYLELRESMGFPLIKK, encoded by the coding sequence ATGTACTTTCAGGACGTAATACTGAATCTGCAGAAATTCTGGAGCGAAAACGGCTGTGTCCTTTATCAGCCCTACGATATAGAGGTGGGCGCAGGTACATTCAACCCCGCAACCTTCCTCTACTGCCTCGGCCCCGAGCCATGGAATGTGGCATACGTTGAGCCCAGCAGGAGACCCACAGACGGACGCTACGGCGAGAACCCGAACCGTCTTCAGCACTACTACCAGTTTCAGGTTATCCTCAAACCCTCACCGGACAACATTCAGGAGCTTTATCTGGAGAGTCTGCGCTACCTCGGCATCAAGCCCGAGGAGCACGACATACGCTTCGTTGAGGATGACTGGGAATCCCCCACCCTCGGCGCATGGGGGCTAGGCTGGGAGGTATGGCTGGACGGAATGGAGATCACCCAGTTCACCTACTTCCAGCAGGCAGGCGGTATTGATCTCAAGCCCGTTTCAGGTGAGATAACCTACGGCCTTGAGCGGATCTGCATGTACCTGCAGGGTGTGGAATCGGTGTTTGACCTCCAGTGGAACAAAAACGTTACCTACGGCGATGTTTATCACCGCAACGAGGTGCAGTACTCCGGCTACAACTTCGAGATAGCCGATACGGATATGCTCTTCAAGCTCTTCGATATGTATGAGAAGGAGTGCCTCCGTGTGGTGGAGCAGGGCTACCCTCTGCCCGCCTATGACTACTGCCTCAAGTGCTCCCACACCTTCAATCTTCTGGATGCGAGAAACGCAATCAGCGTTACCGAGCGTACCGGCTATATCGGCAGGGTGAGAAACCTTGCGAAGAGCTGTGCCGAGAGCTATCTGGAACTTCGGGAGAGCATGGGCTTCCCCCTCATAAAGAAATAA
- a CDS encoding transglutaminaseTgpA domain-containing protein has protein sequence MIEASRIVYLLTYMIGAVSVIPLIPHVNAVYTVIFFFCLGLSAWLTELGRTVLPRYLLNTISVIVIGFTLLRINMDNMVLPSLEALILIQAVKFIETDKKFRDYMQIYMIAVFMLAGSALVSLSIMFIIYLAVVFFLVSAAVVFLTYMAEDVRIALRKGEVMRIILRTLPIPLISIPVAALLFVVLPRTNYPLMNFLNNKGAGMTGFSDSVGLGDVSDIQDDSRIIMRVKMDKTANNDLYWRGVVLDEYDGINWKSSGGRGGITLRSPKRVVEQKVYLEPYGERYLFGLDRPYTMVIAHRNRSHDLTFINRREITRRIEYDVFSSLDKYLPDENIDNERYTALPDTLSEDVRTFARKAAGGRNGEELIKHVQSYFIRNGYEYATRDLPSGYNALSSFIFDAKRGNCEFYASTAGLILRNAGVPTRLVGGYRGGTYNEAAGYYIVPQKNAHVWVEAYVKGKGWLRIDPTPASSEVFTPNIDRSILQRIKLMMDSINYYWNAFIINYDFGKQLALIREAASIIKDPEINLKGGAVRFLIVITGAGGAVVLVLFALRRRRGRKSAEKHLADAFASKGAKLGYIRGRGEGLREYALRLDSEGALMIADRLNASVYGKDKLTQDDEREIRELIKSLSPADINQDS, from the coding sequence ATGATTGAGGCTTCAAGGATAGTCTACCTCCTTACATACATGATCGGCGCAGTATCTGTAATACCGCTGATACCACACGTTAACGCCGTCTATACGGTGATATTCTTCTTCTGCCTCGGCCTCTCTGCATGGCTTACGGAGCTCGGCAGAACGGTGCTACCCCGCTATCTGCTTAACACAATCTCCGTAATCGTTATCGGTTTCACTCTGCTGCGGATCAATATGGACAACATGGTGCTTCCATCGCTAGAGGCGCTCATACTGATACAGGCGGTGAAGTTCATAGAGACGGACAAGAAATTTCGTGACTACATGCAGATATATATGATCGCAGTATTCATGCTTGCCGGTTCCGCCCTTGTAAGCCTTTCTATCATGTTCATTATCTATCTGGCTGTGGTTTTCTTCCTCGTCTCCGCAGCCGTGGTTTTTCTCACATATATGGCCGAGGATGTGCGAATAGCTCTGAGAAAGGGGGAGGTTATGCGGATTATCCTCAGAACCCTTCCAATCCCCCTTATATCCATCCCCGTAGCGGCGCTCCTCTTCGTTGTACTCCCCAGAACGAACTACCCGCTCATGAATTTCCTGAACAACAAAGGCGCCGGCATGACAGGCTTCTCGGACAGTGTGGGGCTTGGAGATGTATCGGATATACAGGATGATTCAAGGATCATCATGCGTGTGAAGATGGATAAGACAGCCAATAATGATCTTTACTGGCGGGGTGTTGTCCTTGATGAGTATGACGGCATCAACTGGAAATCCTCCGGCGGCAGAGGGGGGATAACCCTGCGAAGCCCGAAGAGGGTAGTTGAGCAGAAGGTTTATCTAGAGCCCTACGGGGAACGTTACCTCTTCGGTCTCGACAGACCTTATACGATGGTGATCGCCCACCGTAACCGCTCCCACGACCTTACTTTCATAAACAGGCGTGAGATAACGAGGCGGATCGAGTACGACGTTTTTTCGTCTCTGGACAAGTACCTCCCAGACGAAAATATTGACAATGAGAGGTACACCGCACTCCCCGATACCCTCAGTGAGGATGTACGCACCTTTGCCCGGAAGGCCGCCGGCGGCAGGAATGGTGAGGAACTTATAAAGCACGTGCAGAGCTATTTCATAAGGAATGGCTACGAGTATGCCACAAGGGATCTCCCCTCCGGCTATAATGCGCTCAGCTCCTTCATCTTCGATGCAAAGAGGGGCAACTGTGAGTTCTACGCCTCCACAGCGGGCCTCATCCTCCGCAATGCGGGCGTTCCCACAAGGCTCGTCGGGGGTTACCGGGGTGGAACATACAACGAGGCCGCCGGATACTATATCGTCCCCCAGAAGAACGCCCACGTCTGGGTAGAGGCTTATGTTAAGGGCAAAGGGTGGCTCAGGATAGACCCCACCCCCGCATCATCGGAGGTCTTTACACCCAATATAGACCGAAGCATCCTCCAGCGCATAAAGCTGATGATGGACAGCATAAACTACTACTGGAACGCATTTATCATTAACTACGATTTCGGCAAGCAGCTGGCACTCATTCGTGAGGCCGCCTCCATCATCAAGGATCCTGAGATAAACCTTAAGGGGGGTGCTGTACGGTTTCTTATAGTTATCACCGGAGCGGGGGGAGCGGTTGTGTTGGTGCTCTTCGCCCTCAGGCGCCGAAGGGGGCGCAAAAGTGCGGAGAAACATCTGGCTGATGCCTTCGCATCGAAGGGCGCTAAGCTGGGTTATATCAGGGGTAGAGGTGAAGGTTTAAGGGAGTATGCTCTCAGGCTGGACTCCGAAGGAGCCTTGATGATAGCTGACAGGCTGAACGCCTCGGTATATGGAAAGGATAAGCTTACCCAGGATGATGAGCGGGAGATAAGGGAGCTTATAAAATCCCTCTCCCCCGCAGATATTAATCAGGATTCGTAG
- a CDS encoding DUF58 domain-containing protein — translation MKKRVKKPGAPGVIRIKKAGWIYITLTIIMGFGAVNTANNLVYIIVAIMLGFMGVSGFFGVNNLKELEIELIFPDEVYAGRSTPVEVRLKNNRKFLPVFLIRIHVNDQNVLFPFVETGASDSRFMELNFERRGEVKLHDVWISSVFPFNFFIRFKNFDDDSKPSALVFPAPVSCPVPADARWKREEKGETDSETRGFDSELLSIRDYISGDPLRYIHWKATARTGVVKVKELSALTVPPVIIDFSSIMGDLEHKLSCAVWIINGLSAKGTPVGLRMPSKTFPPVSGRTHRLSMLKELALYD, via the coding sequence ATGAAGAAAAGGGTGAAGAAGCCCGGAGCCCCCGGTGTTATACGGATAAAGAAGGCAGGGTGGATATATATTACCCTCACCATCATAATGGGCTTCGGAGCTGTTAACACCGCCAACAACCTTGTTTATATAATAGTTGCCATAATGCTCGGCTTTATGGGTGTTTCCGGTTTCTTCGGGGTGAACAACCTTAAGGAGCTGGAGATAGAGCTTATCTTCCCCGATGAGGTCTATGCAGGAAGAAGCACACCCGTGGAGGTTCGTCTCAAAAACAACCGGAAGTTCCTCCCGGTTTTTCTCATACGCATCCATGTGAACGATCAGAATGTCCTCTTCCCCTTTGTGGAAACGGGTGCATCCGATTCCCGGTTTATGGAGCTTAACTTCGAAAGAAGGGGGGAGGTGAAGCTCCATGATGTCTGGATATCTTCGGTTTTTCCTTTTAACTTCTTTATAAGGTTTAAGAATTTCGATGATGACTCAAAGCCCTCCGCTCTGGTGTTCCCCGCTCCCGTAAGCTGTCCGGTTCCGGCGGATGCCCGCTGGAAGAGGGAGGAGAAGGGTGAGACAGATTCAGAGACAAGGGGGTTTGACTCCGAACTGCTGTCCATAAGGGATTACATCTCCGGCGATCCCCTACGTTATATCCACTGGAAGGCGACCGCCAGAACAGGGGTTGTTAAGGTGAAGGAGCTTTCAGCCCTCACGGTTCCCCCTGTAATCATTGATTTCTCCTCGATTATGGGGGATCTGGAGCACAAACTCTCCTGCGCCGTATGGATTATAAACGGACTGAGCGCAAAGGGTACACCTGTGGGGCTCAGGATGCCTTCGAAAACCTTTCCCCCCGTTTCAGGGAGAACCCACAGGCTGAGCATGCTCAAGGAGCTGGCACTCTATGATTGA
- a CDS encoding AAA family ATPase, which produces MSIHNQKINSIMQFLGQYLHGKDEGLRLSLLTFFTRGHLLIEDLPGLGKTTLAIGIAKSLGLSFGRIQCTNDLLPTDVTGLSVFNKDTSRFEFQPGPIFHNIVLVDEINRATPKTQSALLEAMGEKQVTVEGITHKLPSPFFVIATQNPLDQFGTFPLPESQLDRFMMKISLGYPGREAERIILKGGSRRSDLYGIEPMTALEEILETQKEIETDVDLSDTMMDYILDIADATRGSKFLRAGLSTRATLFMTRLARANAWFQGRDYVIPEDIKELCTNIITHRVLFSDEFTGQSRENFIKALVDEVEIPV; this is translated from the coding sequence ATGAGCATACATAATCAGAAGATAAACTCCATAATGCAGTTCCTCGGCCAGTATCTACACGGGAAGGACGAAGGGTTGCGCCTTTCCCTGCTCACCTTCTTCACCAGAGGACACCTTCTCATTGAGGATTTGCCCGGTCTGGGGAAGACGACTCTGGCCATCGGCATCGCCAAGTCGCTGGGGCTGAGCTTCGGGCGTATCCAGTGCACCAACGACCTTCTCCCCACAGATGTTACGGGACTTTCCGTATTCAATAAAGATACCAGCAGGTTCGAGTTCCAGCCCGGACCCATATTCCACAACATTGTCCTTGTGGACGAGATAAACAGAGCCACCCCCAAAACCCAGAGTGCTCTCCTTGAGGCGATGGGTGAGAAGCAGGTTACAGTGGAGGGTATAACCCACAAGCTCCCCAGCCCTTTCTTCGTTATCGCCACCCAGAACCCCCTTGATCAGTTCGGAACCTTCCCGCTGCCGGAATCACAGCTAGATCGTTTTATGATGAAGATAAGCCTCGGCTACCCCGGCAGGGAGGCGGAGCGGATAATCCTCAAAGGGGGGAGCAGGCGGAGTGATCTTTACGGGATAGAGCCGATGACAGCCCTTGAAGAGATTCTGGAGACCCAGAAAGAGATAGAGACAGATGTGGATCTTTCGGATACGATGATGGACTACATCCTCGATATCGCCGATGCCACAAGGGGGAGCAAGTTCCTCCGTGCGGGGCTTTCCACAAGGGCGACGCTGTTTATGACACGTCTGGCAAGGGCAAATGCATGGTTTCAGGGGCGTGATTACGTTATCCCCGAGGATATCAAGGAGCTTTGCACCAATATCATAACCCACAGGGTTCTGTTCAGCGATGAGTTCACCGGTCAGAGCCGTGAGAATTTCATAAAAGCGCTGGTGGACGAGGTGGAAATACCCGTATGA
- a CDS encoding DJ-1 family glyoxalase III, with the protein MAKAVIILADGFEEIEALSVIDILRRAKIDIKTAAIRDGYVESARGVRVIADVSIDDVKLEDYAAIILPGGQPGADNLSADQRVRDLLQRFYDADQLVCAICAAPFILADMGILDGKRATCYPAYAERLVNAKYLEDPVVEDGNVITSRGPATAPDFGFKIAERMVDRRMSDTLKKAMLYES; encoded by the coding sequence ATGGCGAAAGCAGTAATAATTCTGGCGGACGGCTTTGAGGAGATCGAGGCGTTGAGCGTGATCGATATCCTCAGAAGGGCCAAGATCGACATCAAAACAGCCGCCATCCGTGACGGCTATGTGGAAAGCGCCCGCGGTGTCAGGGTAATAGCAGATGTTTCTATCGATGACGTCAAGCTAGAGGATTATGCGGCCATAATCCTCCCCGGCGGCCAGCCCGGTGCGGACAACCTTAGTGCGGATCAGCGTGTGCGGGATCTTCTGCAGAGGTTTTATGATGCGGACCAGCTTGTCTGCGCGATCTGCGCCGCTCCATTCATTCTGGCGGATATGGGAATCCTCGACGGAAAGCGTGCCACATGCTACCCCGCCTATGCGGAGAGGCTCGTTAACGCAAAATATCTGGAGGATCCTGTGGTTGAGGACGGCAACGTCATCACCAGCAGAGGACCTGCCACAGCACCCGACTTCGGCTTCAAGATAGCCGAGAGGATGGTGGACAGAAGGATGAGCGATACCCTCAAAAAGGCAATGCTCTACGAATCCTGA
- a CDS encoding aspartate aminotransferase family protein: protein MSQLIGNYGRYGVSFVKGEGCRLYDEQGSEYLDFGCGISVVNLGHSHPAVSKAVAEQAGTLIHTSNLYGNPLQEELGRRLSELSTGGRVFFCNSGAEANEAAIKLARIYGNRRYEGLRHRVITMKNSFHGRTYATLSATGQEKIHEGFRPIADFFTHVPMNDFESVRRIADSGDVAAIMVELWQGEGGVIPIERGFLERLRAYCTKKDILLIFDEIQTGIGRTGRMFGYEHFGVEPDIMTVAKALGNGVPIGAAVARGDVAEYFIPGTHGTTFGGNYLACAAGIAVLDAMDEDFLKGVRETGRYMKDRLKEIFPSPKFTVRGEGMLLGVQFEERMADFVKACMEEKLLVLPAGHETMRVYPPLNIDRRDLDEGLARMEKVLAGGEF, encoded by the coding sequence ATGTCTCAACTTATAGGCAATTACGGCAGATACGGCGTATCCTTCGTAAAAGGCGAGGGGTGCAGGCTTTATGATGAGCAGGGGAGCGAGTATCTCGACTTCGGCTGCGGTATCAGTGTCGTGAATCTTGGGCATTCCCATCCGGCGGTTTCAAAGGCCGTTGCGGAGCAGGCGGGAACGCTCATCCACACCTCCAATCTATACGGGAACCCGCTTCAGGAGGAGCTCGGCAGACGTCTGTCAGAGCTATCCACCGGCGGACGTGTTTTCTTCTGCAACTCCGGAGCGGAGGCGAACGAGGCGGCGATAAAGCTGGCCCGCATTTACGGAAACCGCAGATACGAAGGCCTGCGACACCGTGTAATCACCATGAAGAACTCCTTCCACGGCAGAACCTATGCGACACTTTCCGCCACCGGTCAGGAGAAGATACACGAAGGCTTCCGTCCCATTGCGGACTTCTTCACCCATGTGCCGATGAACGATTTCGAATCCGTGCGCCGCATTGCGGACAGCGGAGATGTAGCCGCCATTATGGTGGAGCTGTGGCAGGGTGAAGGGGGCGTTATCCCCATAGAGAGGGGCTTCCTTGAGAGGCTTCGGGCATACTGTACCAAGAAGGATATACTCCTCATCTTTGATGAGATACAGACCGGCATAGGAAGAACCGGAAGGATGTTCGGTTATGAGCATTTCGGTGTTGAGCCGGATATAATGACCGTGGCGAAGGCACTCGGCAATGGTGTGCCCATCGGTGCGGCTGTTGCTAGGGGTGATGTTGCGGAGTATTTTATCCCCGGAACCCACGGCACAACCTTTGGCGGGAATTATCTCGCCTGTGCGGCGGGTATTGCTGTTCTGGATGCTATGGATGAGGATTTTCTTAAAGGTGTTCGTGAAACGGGCAGATACATGAAGGACAGGCTAAAGGAGATTTTCCCCTCACCGAAATTCACCGTTCGTGGGGAAGGGATGCTTCTGGGTGTTCAGTTTGAGGAAAGAATGGCGGACTTCGTCAAGGCCTGCATGGAGGAGAAGCTCTTGGTTCTCCCCGCAGGGCATGAGACTATGAGGGTCTATCCGCCTCTTAATATAGACCGCAGGGATCTTGATGAGGGTCTTGCCCGTATGGAGAAGGTCCTTGCCGGAGGAGAGTTTTGA
- a CDS encoding argininosuccinate synthase produces the protein MSREKVVLAYSGGLDTSVILKWLQLKGYDVVAYVADLGQIDDPEPIREKAMSSGAVDFHCLDLKEEFVKDFVYPSIKFNALYEGRYLLGTSLARPIIAKGMVDVAHKTGAKYLSHGATGKGNDQVRFELSMAALDPELECIVPWRIPEFFNKIKGRKEAMEFAEEHGIPVKATAEQPWSSDDNLMHISFEAGVLEDPAKCPPEEMFEYTTDPKKAPDEAEVIELEFDKGEAVKLNGKALSPADMLTELNRIGGKHGVGRVDIVESRYVGMKSRGVYETPGGTILMAAHRDLEGLTVEGSLINLKDTLMPRFAQLVYNGYWYCSEMDCLMAFLNESQKFVTGKVKLELYKGNITCTGRESERSLYDMMVVSMDDDKGAYDQTDANGFIKLHALPLRTHALRAKK, from the coding sequence ATGAGCAGGGAAAAGGTTGTTCTCGCCTATTCTGGCGGCCTTGACACATCTGTAATTCTCAAGTGGCTTCAGCTCAAAGGTTATGACGTTGTGGCCTATGTGGCAGACCTCGGTCAGATAGATGATCCCGAACCAATCAGGGAGAAGGCAATGAGCTCCGGAGCAGTGGATTTCCACTGCCTCGATCTTAAAGAGGAGTTCGTGAAGGATTTCGTTTATCCTTCCATCAAATTCAACGCACTCTACGAGGGTCGCTACCTTCTGGGTACATCCCTCGCAAGGCCTATCATCGCCAAGGGTATGGTGGATGTCGCCCACAAGACGGGCGCCAAGTACCTCTCCCACGGTGCAACGGGCAAGGGTAACGACCAGGTTCGCTTCGAGCTTTCCATGGCTGCACTCGATCCTGAGCTTGAGTGCATAGTTCCGTGGCGTATCCCCGAATTCTTCAATAAGATCAAGGGTCGTAAAGAGGCTATGGAGTTCGCGGAGGAGCACGGTATCCCCGTTAAAGCCACAGCCGAACAGCCCTGGAGCAGTGACGACAACCTCATGCACATCAGCTTCGAGGCAGGCGTCCTTGAGGACCCCGCAAAATGCCCCCCCGAGGAGATGTTCGAGTATACAACGGACCCCAAGAAGGCCCCCGATGAGGCTGAGGTTATCGAGCTTGAGTTCGATAAGGGTGAGGCCGTTAAGCTTAACGGCAAGGCTCTCTCCCCCGCAGATATGCTCACAGAGCTTAACCGCATTGGCGGCAAGCACGGTGTGGGCAGGGTTGACATCGTTGAGAGCAGATACGTGGGCATGAAGTCCAGAGGCGTTTATGAAACCCCCGGCGGAACCATCCTCATGGCCGCCCACAGGGATCTCGAAGGGCTCACCGTTGAGGGAAGCCTCATCAACCTCAAGGACACCCTTATGCCCAGATTCGCCCAGCTCGTTTACAACGGATACTGGTACTGCAGTGAGATGGACTGCCTCATGGCGTTCCTCAACGAATCCCAGAAGTTCGTAACAGGAAAGGTGAAGCTCGAGCTTTACAAGGGGAACATCACCTGCACAGGAAGAGAGAGCGAGCGTTCCCTCTACGACATGATGGTGGTTTCCATGGATGATGATAAGGGCGCATACGACCAGACCGATGCGAACGGTTTCATCAAACTCCATGCACTACCCCTGAGAACCCACGCCCTCAGGGCAAAAAAATAA
- a CDS encoding epoxyqueuosine reductase QueH, producing the protein MRILLHQCCAPCSIYPVRMLKEAGFDISAYFYNPNIHPVQEFYARLEQAADFNEEEGIGSIIDETYGLEEFVRNAAYREKSRCLYCYAVRIEQAARTAKRGKFDCFTTTLLYSRYQDHDLMVSLAEEMAKKYGVMFHYEDYREGWKEGIEVSKAKGMYRQQYCGCIYSEEDRYLKQLSGRFNKRMEKA; encoded by the coding sequence ATGAGGATTCTCCTCCACCAATGCTGTGCCCCGTGCTCGATTTATCCTGTAAGGATGCTTAAGGAGGCGGGGTTTGACATTTCGGCATACTTCTATAATCCGAACATCCACCCTGTGCAGGAGTTTTATGCACGTCTGGAGCAGGCGGCGGATTTCAACGAAGAGGAGGGGATAGGCTCAATTATTGATGAGACCTACGGCCTTGAGGAGTTTGTCCGAAACGCCGCATACAGAGAGAAGAGCAGATGCCTGTACTGCTATGCCGTCCGCATAGAGCAGGCGGCAAGGACGGCGAAGCGGGGGAAGTTCGACTGCTTCACAACCACCCTTCTCTACAGCAGGTATCAGGATCACGATCTCATGGTCTCCCTCGCCGAGGAGATGGCGAAGAAGTACGGCGTCATGTTCCATTACGAGGACTACCGTGAGGGATGGAAAGAGGGTATAGAGGTATCCAAGGCAAAGGGTATGTACCGCCAGCAATACTGCGGCTGTATCTACAGCGAAGAGGACCGCTACCTCAAACAGCTCTCGGGCAGATTCAATAAGCGCATGGAGAAGGCATGA
- the argF gene encoding ornithine carbamoyltransferase yields MSKRDFLTLKDWSKEELKKLIDDAVRLKKERNEGVKHHHLEGQKLALIFEKSSTRTRVSFEVGFYELGGYPLFLSKNDIQLGRGETVADTARTLSRYVDGIMIRTFEHSKLEELARHASVPVINGLSDDFHPCQVMADVQTIYERFGTYDVKVAYLGDGNNMANSWLFGAAKFGIDFAVATPKGYECPAGVVEEARKEAEKNGSVIMTTNDPLEAVKDADVIYTDVWASMGQEDEATERVKAFSGFTVDKKLMEATGKKKTVFMHCLPAHLGEEVSEEVFESEQSIVFDEAENRLHAQKAIMVELMAQRSK; encoded by the coding sequence TTGAGTAAAAGAGATTTTTTAACCCTTAAGGACTGGAGCAAGGAGGAGCTTAAGAAGCTCATCGATGATGCTGTGCGCCTTAAGAAAGAGAGAAACGAGGGCGTTAAGCATCACCACCTCGAGGGGCAGAAGCTTGCGCTGATATTCGAGAAATCATCCACAAGAACAAGGGTCTCCTTTGAAGTGGGATTCTATGAGCTTGGGGGATATCCCCTTTTCCTCAGCAAGAACGATATACAGCTGGGGCGGGGAGAGACTGTTGCAGACACAGCCCGCACACTCTCCCGTTATGTGGACGGGATTATGATACGTACCTTCGAGCACTCCAAGCTGGAGGAGCTTGCAAGGCATGCCAGCGTGCCTGTGATAAACGGTCTAAGCGATGATTTCCACCCCTGCCAGGTTATGGCGGATGTTCAGACTATATACGAACGCTTCGGCACTTACGACGTTAAGGTCGCCTACCTGGGCGATGGAAACAATATGGCGAACTCATGGCTCTTCGGTGCGGCAAAGTTCGGCATCGATTTCGCAGTGGCAACCCCCAAGGGGTACGAGTGCCCCGCTGGTGTTGTGGAAGAGGCGAGGAAGGAAGCGGAAAAGAACGGCTCCGTGATAATGACCACCAACGACCCCCTTGAGGCGGTTAAGGATGCGGATGTTATCTACACCGATGTCTGGGCGAGCATGGGTCAGGAGGATGAGGCGACTGAAAGGGTCAAGGCATTCTCCGGCTTCACCGTGGACAAAAAGCTCATGGAAGCCACAGGGAAGAAGAAAACCGTTTTTATGCACTGCCTCCCCGCACATCTCGGCGAAGAGGTGAGCGAAGAGGTTTTTGAGTCTGAGCAGTCGATTGTCTTTGATGAGGCGGAAAACAGGCTCCACGCACAGAAAGCTATCATGGTTGAGCTTATGGCTCAGCGCAGTAAGTGA